The genomic segment CCGGCTCCGGTACGTACGTCCGGGGCACCCGGCGCCGCCTCAACCGCCTGTCCCGGGGCCGGTACGGCGGCTTCCGCGGCTACCACACCGACCTGGCCGCCCGGTACCGCCAGCAGCTCGTCTCGGTCGGCCGCTCCCCCGCACCGGCCGAGGTGGCCGACGCGTTCGGCGTCGCCGACGGCACCGAGCTGCTCTGCCGGCGGCACCTGGTACGCACCGACGACTCACCGGTCGAGGTCGGCGCATCGTGGTTCCTGCCCGCCGACACCTCAGGCACGTCGCTGGAGCGGGCCGAGGCGTTCGGGCGCCCGCTCTACCAGGAGGCCGAGGAGGTCACCGGCCGGCGGTACGTGACCGCCACCGACACGATCAGCGCGCGCCAGCCCAGCCGGGAGGAGGCGGAGATCCTCCAGATCCGCCCGGACACCCCGGTGCTGCACCTGCTGCACGTGGCGTACGACGAGCGGCGCAAGCCGATCGAGGTCGCCCAGGCCACCTGGCCCGGCCCGATGACCACGCTCACCGAGGAGTACAAGATCCCCGCGCCCGCCCCCGACCAGGACCCCGACCCCGGCCTGGTCCTGGGCTGATCCCGCCCCGGCTCCCCTCGATCTGTGAGTGGGGGTTGTCAAGTGGTGCGGTGGTGGTTGGTGATGGTGCGGTAGATCTGTCGGGCGATGTAGCGCTTGAGGCAGCGGGTGATTTCTTTGGTGGTGCGGCCTTCGGTGCGGCGTCGGGTGATGTAGTCGCGGGTTTCGGGGTGGATGCGGCGGCGGGTGAGGGCGATGGTGTGTAGGGCGCTGTTGAGGGTTCTGTCGCCGCCGCGGTTGAGGCGGTGGCGGTTGGTGCGGCCGCTGGCTGCGGGGATGGGGGCGGTGCCGGCGAGGGTGGCGTAGGCGGCTTCTGATCGGACGCGGCCGGGGTGGGACCAGGCGGTGAGGGCGATCGCGGCGGTGACGGGTCCGATGCCGGGTTGGTCGAGCAGGGGTGGGCACAGGTGTGTGACGAGGGTTCGGAGGCGCCGGTGGTTGTCGGCGAGGGTGGCGTCGAGGGTTTGGATGTGCCGGGCGAGGGTGGTCAGTTCGCGGCGGCGGGTGTGTTCCTCGCAGGGCAGGTCGGTGGTTTCGGGTAGGTCGAGGGCGGCCAGGCGGGCGATCTGGGTGGTGGTGGACAGCCCGCGTAGCGCCTCGCGCAGGGTGTCGTCGGCGGTCAGGATCAACGCTTTGACCAGGTTGATCGTGGCGGTGCGGGTGTCGCTGTGGTGTCGGCGGCAGATCAGCAGCAGACGCAGTGCCTCGCGTGGTCCGTCGCTTCGGGGCACGGCGATGCGCTCAGCGGGCAGGGCAAGCACCGTATGGGCGGCGGCGACCGCATCCAGGTGGTCGGACTTGCCGCCCCGCCGGCGTGACGCGGCGGCGGGTTTGGGTGCCTCGCTGACCGCTTCACCGGCAGCGGTCAGCACCCGGCACAGCCCTTGACCGTGCGCCCGGGTTCCTTCCACCGCCCACAACCGGCGCCCCTGCGGTGGGGTGTGCGCGACGGCGAAGGCCAGCAGCCGGGCCAACCCGTCCGGGTCGGTGGGCACGGTGACCTGCGCCAGCACGGCGCCGAGACGGTCGACCACGGCGGCGGTGTGCGTGTCGGTGTGAGTATCGACCCCTACCACCACGTCGTAGCGATCCGCGACTCGCTCTACGATCCTTGTCATCTCGGATTGTTGCTCCTTTAGCCAGCGACGACCGGGACAGTCGGCGTCGGCTCGGGAAGCAGTCACCACGGCGGCAGATCTGTGATGGGCCACGTGTGCTCGCACGGGCAGGCTTCTGATCAGGCCAGCAGGGTGGGCCGGGCCGGCGCCGACGATCACCCGGGGACAGGTCTTGCACAAGGCACACCCACACCACGGGCAGCCGGATCGACGAAGAGTCACCCAAGTGATCATCGATGCCGAACCCTAACGGCAACCAGCCGAACCGATCACCACACACATAGAAGCGTCTTGCACTTCGCGCCCCGGCAAACGGAACATTCACGACACCCTCGGGGCCACAACCGCAAGATCGCCGGCTGGGCACGCCGAGTGGAACACCACGGGTGTCAAACGGCCCTCGACACACCCATCACGTTCCACCCGCCCTCAGGCTCGCGCGATCTTGCGGTTGTGGCCCCCGCAAACCATGCAAAAGGGGCGAGCTGCGGGCCGTAAGTGCAAGATCGACGCGCGGGAGGGGCGGGACGGCGCGCGGGAGGGCGGGGTTACAGGGCGATGCCGAGGAGGGCGTCCACGGTGTCGGCGAACAACTTCGGGGCGACCGGGTCCTCGGTGACGCCGTCAAGGGCTCCGTCGGCCCAGCGGTCGGCCGCCGCCAGGGCACCCGGCGTGTCCAGGTCGTCGGCCAGGCGCTCGCGTACCTCGGCCAGCAACGCCGCGCCCGACGGCCCGGCCGGCGCGGCGGCGGCCCGCCGCCAGCGGCCCAGCCGCTCCTGCGCCTCGGTGAGCAGCTCGTCGGTCCAGGAGCGGTCGCTGCGGTAGTGCCCGCTCATCAGCGCCAGCCGCACCGCCATCGGGTCGACCCGGTCGGCCCGCAGCCGGGAAACGAAGACCAGGTTGCCCTGGGACTTCGACATCTTCTCCCCGTCCAGGCCGATCATGCCGGCGTGCACGTAGTGGTCGGCGAACGGCGCCTCGCCGGTCAGCCGCTCGGCGTGCGCGGCGGAACACTCGTGGTGCGGGAAGATCAGGTCGTTGCCGCCGCCCTGCACGTCGATCCGGTCGCCGAGCAGGTTCAACGCGATGACCGTGCACTCGATGTGCCAGCCGGGACGGCCCGCGCCCAGCTCGCCGCCGGGCCAGGACGGCTCGCCCTCACGGGCGCCGCGCCACAGCAGCGGGTCGAGCGGATCGCGCTTGCCGGCACGCTCCGGGTCGCCGCCGCGCTCGGCGAACAGCTCGATCATCTGCTCGCGGGACAGGTTCGACTCGTAGCCGAACCGGGGCGCGGCGGCGATGTCGAAGTAGACGTCGCCGGTGCCGTCGTCGAGGCGGTACGCCGCGCCGTCCTTCAGCAGCACCAGCACCTTCTCGGCGATGTCCGGGATCGACTCGACGGCGCCGACGTAGTGCGCCGGCGGGATCATCCGCAGCGCCTCCATGTCCTCGCGGAACAGCGCGGTCTCCCGCATAGCCAGGACCTTCCAGTCCTCGCCGTCGCGCTCGGCGCGCTCCAGCAGCGGGTCGTCGATGTCGGTGACGTTCTGCACGTACCGCACGTCGAGGCCGGCGTCGCGCCACATCCGCTGCACCAGGTCGAACGCGATCATGGTGGCGGCGTGCCCGAGGTGCGTCGCGTCGTACGGGGTGATGCCGCAGACGTACATCGAGGCCGCGCCCTCGGGCCGGCTGGGATGGGCGCCCTGCCGTGCCGAGTCGTACAACCGCAGCGGCACGCCCTCACCCGGCAGCCGTGGCACCTCGTGTCCCGCCCAAGACTCCATGACCGCCAGCCTAACGATCCGTCAGGCGCTCAGGTGCCGCCCCACGGGTGATCAACGCGACAACAGCTCACATCGGTGGCCAGGGCATCGCCGGCCACTCCTGCGGCGGCAGCGGGAACCGGCCGGACTCGCGCAGCCGCCGGACCCGTTCCGCCAGCGCGGTCAGCTCCCCGATCGTCAGGTGCTCGGCCAGTTCCTCGCCCAGTGGGCCGGCCAGCTGCCCGGCGAGGCCGTCGAGCATCTCCACCGCGTCCGGCGGTAGCTCGCGGCCGGCCCAGCCCCACAGCACCGTCCGCAGCTTCTCCTCGACGTGGAAGCTCACGCCGTGGTCGACGCCGTAGATGCGGTCGTCCGGGCCGACGAGCACGTGCCCGCCCTTGCGGTCGGCGTTGTTGATCACCGCGTCGAGCACGACGAGCCGGGCCAGGCGGGGGTCGTCGGCGTGCGCCAGCGCGTACGCCGCCCCGTCGTCGTCACGGGCCGCGGCCACCGGGAACCAGCGCGGCGGAACCTCCCGCGCCGGCACGAACCCGACGAGCGGCTCGGCCTCGTCCGGCTCGTCGATCCAGAGCTGGCACGAGCCGGGACCGAACGGGCCGTCGCGCAGCACGGTGGGCGGCACCAAGTCCCAGCCGGTGGCCCGGGACACCAGGTACGCGGACACCTCCCGGCCGGCGAGCGTGCCGTCCGGGAAGTCCCAGAGCGGGCGCTCGCCGCGTACCGGCTTGTAGACGCAGTGCGCGGTCACGTCGCCGAGGGCGATGACACCGCGCAGCGTCGCGTTGGAGGCGTCGACGAGCCGCCCCTGGAGGGTCAGCTCACCGTCGGCGAGCAGCCGCAGCGCCTCGGCGCCGTCCTGTCGGGGCTGCAGTTCCGACGAGGTCACCGGTGATAGCCGTTGTGCCGGGGGCAGAGGTGACCGGCCGGGTCGAGCGGCTGGCCGCACAGCGGGCAGGGAGGCCGGCCGGCGTTCACGACACGCTTGGCCCGCTCGATGAACTCGCGGGTCGCCTCCGGGGTCAGCCGGACCCGCAGGCGGTCGAGGTCGTCGTCCGGTTCGTCCGGGTCCTCGTCGGCGTCGTCGTCCGCGTCGCCCAGCTCGACCTCGACCTCCGCCTCACCGACGGCGATCGCCTCGATCACCACGGTGGCGGTGTCCACGTCGAAGGCCAGGCCCAGCGTGCCGACCCGGAACTCCTCGTCCACGGGCGTGTCGAGCGGCTCGTTGTCACCGGTCGCCGCGGCGGCCGTCTCCGGCAGCTTCACGCCGAACCGGCGCTGCGCCTCGGTGAGCAGCTCCTCGAGCTTCTCGGCGAGCAACGACACCTGGACCTTCTCCAGCGACACGCTGACCAGCCGGCCGCCGCCGCGCGCCTGGAGGAAGAACGTGCGCTCCCCCGGCGGGCCGACCGTACCGGCGACGAACCGCTCCGGCGGCTCGAAGGCGTGCACCTGGTGCGTCATACCCACGACCCTATCCGGCGTGTGGAAGCACCGCGCAGCCCACCGACGCCGAATCCGCCCAGAGCGAACGCGCCGCGTACGCCGGGCTCACCCGGCCGCGCCCGCGCCCCCGCCGACCGCCGCATCGGACTCCGCCGGTCGCGCCGCGCGCCGACGGCGCTTGCGCGGCGGCGGGACCAGCGCCGACAGGTCGCCGCCGGTGTCGTTGAGCCGGACCAGGAACGGCCGGAACGGGGTGTAGCGGATCGCCGTGACCGACGCCGGGTCGGCCACGATCCGCTGGAAAAGATCAAGGTGTACGCCGAGCGCGTCCGCCACGATCGCCTTGATCACGTCGCCGTGGCTGCACGCCAGCCAGATCGCCTCCGGCCCGTGCTCGGCGGTGACCCGCGCGTCCCACGCCCGTACCGCGGCCACGGCGCGCGCGGACATCGCCGCCATGGACTCGCCCTGCGGGAACGCGGCGGCGCTCGGGTGCTGCTGGACCACCGGCCAGAGCGGCTCCTTCGCCAGCTTCTTCAGCGACTGCCCCTCCCAGTCGCCGTACCCGCACTCGATCAACCCGTCGTCCACCACCGGTTCCACGCCCGGCAGGGCCAGATCGAGGGTCTGCCGGCAGCGGATGAGTGGGCTGGTCACCACCGCCGCCAGCGGCAGCCCGGCGAGGCGCGCGCCGACCGCAGCCGCCTGCGCGCGGCCGGTGTCGTCGAGCTCGACCGGTTGCCGCCCGGCCAGGCCGCCGTCGGCGTTCGCGGTGGTCCGGCCGTGTCGCAGAAGTAGAAGGGTCGCCACGCTGACCACCCTAGGCGGTACGCCCCTCGGATGATCGTCCCGCCACGACAGGCCGCGTTCCGGTGGTGTGGCCCTACTCCCGGTACACCCATCTGCGGAACCTGTCGGCCGCGTCCGACGCGCCGTCGGGCTCCGCCAGGGACCGCAGGGACCGCAGCGATGCCCGGTGCCGCCGGACCAGGAGCGCGACCCAGACGACCACCACCGCCCACAGCACCAGAGAGATGCTGCGGTACCGCCTGACCGCCGCGTCGGTCCGTGCCTCGGCCTCCGCCCTGACCTGGAACGCGTCGTAGATCACGGTGCCGTCGACGACGAAGGTCTCGGCTGTGACCCGGTAGGTCGCGTAGTCGTACAACCGTGCGCGCTCCAGATCCGGCCGGGGATCCCTGCTCATCTCGAATCGGACCGGCGTGCCGGGCATCAGTTCCTCGCGAGGCACCTCTCGTACGCTGAACTCGACCCGGGGGTGCTCGCGGAGCAGCACCCGATGGACCACGACGCCGAGGTTTCTGCTTCCCCCCGTCGTCTTTTCCAAGGTCTCCCGTACCGAGTCGACTGTGCCCGTCACCACGAACATCTCCGCCGGCAGTTCCGGCTTGTCGAAAGGCTCAGCCAGGTTCCACACAAAGGCCGCCAGAATGCCGATCATCACGGGAACGCCGTACAACGGTTTGAGGCGGAAGCGCGACATGCGGGTGACAGTAACCACCCCCGGCCACCGGGCCGCGCCGTCGCACACGCCGCGCGGCCCGACGTGGCCGGGTGGGCGACGAAGCCGAAGGCCGGCCACCTCGGACATCGGGGTGGCCGGCCTCTCGCACGACGACGTCAGGTGGCGCTGATCGTGCCGGTCGCCAGCAGGCAGATCACCAGGCTGCCCAGCGCCACCCGGTACAGCACGAAGACGTACAGCGTGTGGTGGGCGACGTAGCGCAGCAGCCACGCGATGGCCGCGTACCCGACGGCGAACGCGATGAGCGTCGCGATCACCATCTGCGCCACGCTCGGCGCGGCGGTGCCCGGCGCGGACGGCTCGAACACGTCCGGCAGGCTGAACAAGCCGGAGATCACCACGGCCGGGATGGCCAGCAGGAACGAGTAGCGGGCCGCGGTCTCCCGGGTGAGGTTGAGCAGCAGGCCCGCGGTCAGGGTGCCGCCGGACCGGGAGACGCCGGGCACCAGCGCCGCGGCCTGGGCGAAGCCCATCACCACGCCGTCGCGCATCCGGAAGTTCTCCAGCGTACGGGTCTGCCGGCCCCAGTACTCGGCGAAGGCCAGCAGCATCGCGCCGAGAATCAGCGTGCAGGAGATCAGCCAGAGGTTGCGGCCGGCGGTGCGGATCTGGTCCTTGAAGATCAGCCCGAAGATGCCGATCGGGATGGTGCCGACGATGACGTACCAGCCCATCCGGTAGTCGAGGCTGGACCGCACCGAGCGGTCGACCAGGCCCACGAACCAGGTGCGGACGATCCGCCCGATGTCCCTGGCGAAGTAGATCAGCACGGCGGCCTCGGTGCCGAGCTGGGTCACCGCGGTGAACGACGCGCCCGCGTCCCGGTCGAAGAACAGGGCCGAGGTGATCCGCAGGTGCCCCGACGAGGACACCGGAAGGAACTCGGTCAGCCCCTGGACCAGGCCCAGGACGATGGCCTCGATCCAGGTCACTCCCCGACTCCGGACAGCTCCAGGGCCTCGGCGACGGTACGCAGGGTCTGCACCCCGCTCTCCCGGTCGGCCACGAACAGCGACACCGACAGTGTGGTCACGCCCGCGGCGGCGTACTCCCGCATCCGCTCGGCGATGCGCTCCTTCGGGCCGAGCAGCGAGGTGCGGTCGATGAACTCCATCGGTACGGCGGCGGCCGCGTCGCGCTGCCGCTTGGCCAGGTAGAGGTCCTGGACCTCGCGGGCCGCGTCGCCGTAGCCCATCCGGGTGGCGAGCTGGTTGTAGAAGTTCTGCTTGCGGCTGCCCATGCCGCCCACGTACAGCGCGGCGTACCAGCGCACCAGCTCGGCGCAGGTGGCGACGTCGTCGCCGACCACGACCGGCACGGACGGCACCACGTCGAAGCCGGCCAGCTCCTTGCCCGCCGCCGCGCGCCCGGCGCGCACCGAGGCGAGGTGCTCCTCGGCGAACTCCGGGGAGTAGAAGACGGCCAGCCAGCCGTCGGCGATCTCGCCAGCCAGTTCCAGGTTCTTCGGGCCGACGGCGGCCAGGTAGATCGGGATGTGGTCGCGCGGCGGGTGGAAGCCCAGCCGCAGCGCCTTGCCCGGGCCGTCCGGCAGCGGCAGCGTGTAGTGCTCGCCGTCGTACGCGACCTCCTTGCGGGCCACCGCCAGCTTGACGATGTCGACGTACTCCCGGGTGCGGGCCAGCGGCTTGGCGAACCGCACGCCGTGCCAGCCCTCGGAGACCTGCGGGCCGGACACGCCCAGGCCGAGCCGGAACCGGCCGCCGGAGAGCGTGTCGATGGTCGCCGCGGTCATCGCGGTCATGGCGGGCGTCCGGGCCGGGATCTGCATGACCGCCGAGCCCACGTCGATGCGCTCCGTCTGACCGGCGATCCAGGCCAGCATGCTCGGCGAGTCCGAGCCGTACGCCTCCGCGGCCCACACGACCGAGTAGCCGAGCCGGTCCGCCTCCTGGGCCAACGCCAGGTGGTCGAACGGCGTGCTCCACGCCGTCTGGTATCCGAGGTTGAGCCCGAGTCGCACTGATCCTCCCACCGTCCGCACCACAGGTCGCATCAGGTTACGCAATGAGCGTGGCACCCTCGACGTCCGGCTCACCCCGAACATGTCACACCGGGCGGAGGTCGCGCGGGAACTTGACTGCGGCGAGGATATCCGTGACGCCAGGTTCGAAATAAGGTTCACGCATGCAACAGCGACCGCTCGGCCGAAGCGGGCTGGCGGTATCGCGGCTCGCGCTCGGC from the Micromonospora sp. WMMA1947 genome contains:
- a CDS encoding histidine phosphatase family protein encodes the protein MVSVATLLLLRHGRTTANADGGLAGRQPVELDDTGRAQAAAVGARLAGLPLAAVVTSPLIRCRQTLDLALPGVEPVVDDGLIECGYGDWEGQSLKKLAKEPLWPVVQQHPSAAAFPQGESMAAMSARAVAAVRAWDARVTAEHGPEAIWLACSHGDVIKAIVADALGVHLDLFQRIVADPASVTAIRYTPFRPFLVRLNDTGGDLSALVPPPRKRRRRAARPAESDAAVGGGAGAAG
- the mshC gene encoding cysteine--1-D-myo-inosityl 2-amino-2-deoxy-alpha-D-glucopyranoside ligase, which encodes MESWAGHEVPRLPGEGVPLRLYDSARQGAHPSRPEGAASMYVCGITPYDATHLGHAATMIAFDLVQRMWRDAGLDVRYVQNVTDIDDPLLERAERDGEDWKVLAMRETALFREDMEALRMIPPAHYVGAVESIPDIAEKVLVLLKDGAAYRLDDGTGDVYFDIAAAPRFGYESNLSREQMIELFAERGGDPERAGKRDPLDPLLWRGAREGEPSWPGGELGAGRPGWHIECTVIALNLLGDRIDVQGGGNDLIFPHHECSAAHAERLTGEAPFADHYVHAGMIGLDGEKMSKSQGNLVFVSRLRADRVDPMAVRLALMSGHYRSDRSWTDELLTEAQERLGRWRRAAAAPAGPSGAALLAEVRERLADDLDTPGALAAADRWADGALDGVTEDPVAPKLFADTVDALLGIAL
- a CDS encoding DUF3090 domain-containing protein; the encoded protein is MTHQVHAFEPPERFVAGTVGPPGERTFFLQARGGGRLVSVSLEKVQVSLLAEKLEELLTEAQRRFGVKLPETAAAATGDNEPLDTPVDEEFRVGTLGLAFDVDTATVVIEAIAVGEAEVEVELGDADDDADEDPDEPDDDLDRLRVRLTPEATREFIERAKRVVNAGRPPCPLCGQPLDPAGHLCPRHNGYHR
- a CDS encoding SCO1664 family protein; translation: MTSSELQPRQDGAEALRLLADGELTLQGRLVDASNATLRGVIALGDVTAHCVYKPVRGERPLWDFPDGTLAGREVSAYLVSRATGWDLVPPTVLRDGPFGPGSCQLWIDEPDEAEPLVGFVPAREVPPRWFPVAAARDDDGAAYALAHADDPRLARLVVLDAVINNADRKGGHVLVGPDDRIYGVDHGVSFHVEEKLRTVLWGWAGRELPPDAVEMLDGLAGQLAGPLGEELAEHLTIGELTALAERVRRLRESGRFPLPPQEWPAMPWPPM
- a CDS encoding IS110 family transposase, coding for MIVGAGPAHPAGLIRSLPVRAHVAHHRSAAVVTASRADADCPGRRWLKEQQSEMTRIVERVADRYDVVVGVDTHTDTHTAAVVDRLGAVLAQVTVPTDPDGLARLLAFAVAHTPPQGRRLWAVEGTRAHGQGLCRVLTAAGEAVSEAPKPAAASRRRGGKSDHLDAVAAAHTVLALPAERIAVPRSDGPREALRLLLICRRHHSDTRTATINLVKALILTADDTLREALRGLSTTTQIARLAALDLPETTDLPCEEHTRRRELTTLARHIQTLDATLADNHRRLRTLVTHLCPPLLDQPGIGPVTAAIALTAWSHPGRVRSEAAYATLAGTAPIPAASGRTNRHRLNRGGDRTLNSALHTIALTRRRIHPETRDYITRRRTEGRTTKEITRCLKRYIARQIYRTITNHHRTT
- a CDS encoding GntR family transcriptional regulator, with the translated sequence MQINPGAAEFPHRQIAAQLKAQVRRGDWGPGERLPSIPAIAEMFGVAKQTVQRAVDQLRVEGILITKPGSGTYVRGTRRRLNRLSRGRYGGFRGYHTDLAARYRQQLVSVGRSPAPAEVADAFGVADGTELLCRRHLVRTDDSPVEVGASWFLPADTSGTSLERAEAFGRPLYQEAEEVTGRRYVTATDTISARQPSREEAEILQIRPDTPVLHLLHVAYDERRKPIEVAQATWPGPMTTLTEEYKIPAPAPDQDPDPGLVLG
- a CDS encoding LLM class F420-dependent oxidoreductase, with the protein product MRLGLNLGYQTAWSTPFDHLALAQEADRLGYSVVWAAEAYGSDSPSMLAWIAGQTERIDVGSAVMQIPARTPAMTAMTAATIDTLSGGRFRLGLGVSGPQVSEGWHGVRFAKPLARTREYVDIVKLAVARKEVAYDGEHYTLPLPDGPGKALRLGFHPPRDHIPIYLAAVGPKNLELAGEIADGWLAVFYSPEFAEEHLASVRAGRAAAGKELAGFDVVPSVPVVVGDDVATCAELVRWYAALYVGGMGSRKQNFYNQLATRMGYGDAAREVQDLYLAKRQRDAAAAVPMEFIDRTSLLGPKERIAERMREYAAAGVTTLSVSLFVADRESGVQTLRTVAEALELSGVGE
- a CDS encoding undecaprenyl-diphosphate phosphatase, whose amino-acid sequence is MTWIEAIVLGLVQGLTEFLPVSSSGHLRITSALFFDRDAGASFTAVTQLGTEAAVLIYFARDIGRIVRTWFVGLVDRSVRSSLDYRMGWYVIVGTIPIGIFGLIFKDQIRTAGRNLWLISCTLILGAMLLAFAEYWGRQTRTLENFRMRDGVVMGFAQAAALVPGVSRSGGTLTAGLLLNLTRETAARYSFLLAIPAVVISGLFSLPDVFEPSAPGTAAPSVAQMVIATLIAFAVGYAAIAWLLRYVAHHTLYVFVLYRVALGSLVICLLATGTISAT